In Ectothiorhodospiraceae bacterium 2226, a single window of DNA contains:
- a CDS encoding efflux RND transporter periplasmic adaptor subunit translates to MTRRYRILLTTALALALGGTLVACGTDGDAPAQNAANGPRATAVGAAEAQAGTVRLTERSLGTVTAKEAPTVGAEVAGRVLRLHADEGDQVRAGQLLAELDPGDYRLARDGARAEIARLETLIENQRRQVERNRELLAENFISQSMLDDTEAQLSALERQLEGARAEHARAERDIARTRIVSPVDGTVEERRASPGEWVGTGAPLYRISTDQVLRVHLPFPERVATRLRPGLTVELASPAAPEQRIDGTITELRPSIGTASRAVTVIAEFPNPGGWRPGASVTGTVNLSERADAVLVPELAVVQRPAGYVVYVIEEGRAAQRVVRPGQRQNGHVEILEGLQAGERVVTDGAGFLTDGAPVREVSS, encoded by the coding sequence ATGACCCGCCGTTACCGAATCCTGCTGACCACGGCCTTGGCGCTCGCCCTCGGCGGCACCCTGGTGGCCTGCGGGACCGACGGCGACGCACCCGCGCAGAACGCGGCCAACGGACCGCGTGCCACCGCCGTGGGCGCGGCCGAGGCGCAGGCCGGCACGGTGCGCCTGACCGAGCGCAGCCTCGGCACCGTGACCGCCAAGGAGGCGCCCACAGTGGGCGCCGAGGTCGCGGGGCGTGTCCTGCGCCTGCACGCCGACGAGGGCGACCAGGTGCGGGCGGGGCAGCTACTGGCCGAGCTCGATCCAGGCGACTACCGCCTGGCGCGCGACGGCGCGCGCGCCGAGATCGCGCGCCTGGAGACCCTGATCGAGAACCAGCGCCGCCAGGTCGAACGCAACCGTGAACTGCTGGCCGAGAACTTCATTTCGCAGAGCATGCTGGACGATACCGAGGCGCAGCTAAGTGCGCTGGAGCGCCAACTCGAGGGCGCGCGGGCCGAGCATGCGCGCGCCGAACGCGACATCGCCCGCACGCGCATCGTCTCGCCCGTCGACGGCACCGTGGAGGAGCGCCGCGCCAGCCCCGGCGAGTGGGTCGGCACCGGCGCGCCCTTGTACCGCATCTCCACCGACCAGGTGCTGCGGGTTCACCTGCCCTTTCCCGAGCGCGTGGCGACCCGCCTGCGCCCGGGGCTGACCGTGGAACTCGCCTCGCCGGCCGCGCCCGAGCAGCGCATCGACGGCACCATCACCGAGCTGCGCCCGAGCATCGGCACCGCCTCGCGCGCGGTGACCGTCATCGCGGAGTTTCCCAATCCGGGTGGCTGGCGACCCGGTGCGAGCGTCACCGGAACCGTGAACCTCTCCGAACGCGCCGACGCCGTGTTGGTACCCGAGCTGGCGGTGGTGCAACGCCCGGCCGGCTACGTGGTGTACGTGATCGAGGAGGGCCGCGCGGCACAGCGGGTGGTGCGCCCCGGGCAGCGCCAGAACGGTCACGTGGAGATCCTGGAGGGGCTGCAGGCCGGTGAGCGCGTGGTCACCGACGGCGCGGGCTTCTTGACGGACGGCGCGCCGGTGCGCGAGGTGAGTTCATGA
- a CDS encoding efflux RND transporter permease subunit, with amino-acid sequence MNLPEISVHRRVFAYMLSAVLVLFGLVAMRELGVDRFPTIDFPVVSVTTVVPGANPEVIDASVTTILESAVNSVPGIDSVQSTSSPGTSIVVVTFNLDKDIDVAFNEVQSKVNQVLRQLPTDADPPVVAKVEADASPIMWVVLQGDRTQQQLSQYARNVVRKQLETIDGVGEVRMGGGLQRTIRVELYPERLTQYDLTVQDLIAAFQREHLQLPGGFLTSGQTERLLKLDLEFHSVRELEEMVIAHRDGANVRLREVAEVRDGLADFRRLARFNGEPSVGLGIVKVPGSNTVAIANTVRERLDAEIRPQLPPGLRLEIASDQSVFVLEMIYALLDKIILGTLLAALVVWVFLKNFRATLIVATAIPVSLLGAVAVMYFFGFTFNTLTLLALLLLIGVVVDDAIVVLENIYRHRETIEPDPIKGALSGTKQVVFAVLATTLSLVAIFAPVVFMGGIIGRFFESFAIVVAVGVLISYFVAVTLTPALCARFLRVQPQHGRVYHVLENGFRRLDNGYRWLLNHALDWRWTTIAIATVIVLSSGWFFANVGKAFLPEEDEGQFIIMLRAPLGAGIDYTDGRLRLVEDVIAKQPSVRNYFTAIGLGDRGQANQGIAVVRMLPHAERDQSQQELIAAVNAELAQIPGVRAFAGPIPMVGGQRGEPLQFVVRGPNLTEVAEYSQAIQERLSAIDGMGRIDLDLQLDLPQLVLDVDRERAASLGLSARDVAQAANVLAGGLDVAKYNDEPGDGERYDIRLKAVEGSFQQPDDLSAIWLRSAQGEMVRLDTVAQFHEEVGPAVVGRHSLQYAANFYANPDLPLGDAVDHVERVAAEVLPLGYTVRMTGQAEEFGRTINYVIFVLLVATILVFMVLASQFNSFIQPFIIMMAQPLAVIGGLVALWATGHTLNIYSMIGMILLIGLVAKNSILLVDLTNQLRAEGKSVDDALREACPIRMRPILMTSLTLILALMPAAAGWGAGGATVGPLSVAVIGGMISSTLLALVVVPVVYSLIERHREQRQLERVSTEAEA; translated from the coding sequence ATGAACCTGCCCGAGATTTCCGTCCACCGCCGCGTCTTCGCCTACATGCTGAGCGCGGTGCTGGTGCTGTTCGGCCTGGTGGCCATGCGCGAGCTCGGCGTCGACCGCTTCCCGACCATCGACTTCCCGGTGGTGTCGGTCACCACCGTGGTGCCGGGCGCCAACCCCGAGGTGATCGACGCGAGCGTCACCACCATCCTCGAATCGGCGGTGAACAGCGTGCCGGGCATCGACAGCGTGCAGTCGACCTCCTCGCCCGGCACCTCCATCGTGGTGGTGACCTTCAACCTCGACAAGGACATCGACGTCGCCTTCAACGAGGTGCAATCGAAGGTCAATCAGGTGCTGCGCCAACTGCCCACCGACGCCGATCCGCCGGTGGTGGCGAAGGTGGAGGCCGACGCCTCGCCCATCATGTGGGTGGTACTGCAGGGCGACCGTACCCAGCAGCAGCTCAGCCAGTACGCGCGCAACGTGGTGCGCAAACAGCTCGAGACCATCGACGGCGTGGGCGAGGTGCGCATGGGCGGCGGCCTGCAGCGCACCATCCGCGTGGAGCTTTATCCCGAGCGCCTGACCCAATACGACCTCACGGTGCAGGACCTGATCGCCGCCTTTCAGCGCGAGCACCTGCAGCTGCCGGGCGGCTTCCTCACCTCCGGCCAGACCGAGCGCCTGCTCAAGCTCGACCTCGAGTTCCACAGCGTGCGCGAACTCGAGGAGATGGTGATCGCTCACCGCGACGGCGCCAATGTGCGCCTGCGCGAGGTGGCCGAGGTGCGCGACGGGCTGGCCGATTTCCGGCGTCTGGCGCGCTTCAACGGCGAGCCCTCGGTGGGCCTGGGCATCGTGAAGGTGCCGGGCAGCAACACGGTGGCCATCGCCAACACGGTGCGCGAGCGCCTGGATGCCGAGATTCGTCCGCAGTTGCCGCCGGGGCTGCGCCTGGAGATCGCCTCCGACCAGTCGGTGTTCGTGCTGGAGATGATCTACGCCCTGCTCGACAAGATCATCCTGGGCACGCTGCTCGCCGCGCTGGTGGTGTGGGTGTTCCTGAAGAACTTCCGCGCCACGCTGATCGTCGCGACCGCGATCCCGGTGTCGCTGCTCGGCGCGGTGGCGGTGATGTACTTCTTCGGCTTCACCTTCAACACCCTCACCCTGCTCGCCCTGCTGCTCCTCATCGGCGTGGTGGTGGACGACGCCATCGTGGTGTTGGAAAACATCTACCGACATCGCGAGACCATCGAGCCCGACCCGATCAAGGGCGCGCTCTCGGGAACCAAGCAGGTGGTGTTCGCGGTGCTCGCCACCACGCTCTCGCTGGTGGCGATCTTCGCGCCGGTGGTGTTCATGGGCGGCATCATCGGGCGGTTCTTCGAATCGTTCGCCATCGTGGTGGCGGTGGGCGTGCTCATTTCCTACTTCGTGGCGGTCACCCTCACGCCGGCGCTGTGCGCGCGCTTCCTGCGCGTGCAGCCCCAGCACGGGCGCGTGTACCACGTGCTGGAGAACGGCTTCCGGCGGCTCGACAACGGCTACCGCTGGCTGCTGAACCACGCCCTCGACTGGCGCTGGACCACCATCGCCATCGCCACGGTCATCGTGCTCTCCAGCGGCTGGTTCTTCGCCAACGTCGGCAAGGCCTTCCTGCCCGAGGAGGACGAGGGCCAGTTCATCATCATGCTGCGCGCGCCGCTCGGCGCCGGCATCGACTACACCGACGGGCGCCTGCGCTTGGTCGAGGACGTCATCGCCAAGCAACCCTCGGTGCGCAACTACTTCACCGCCATCGGGCTCGGCGACCGCGGCCAGGCCAATCAGGGCATCGCCGTGGTGCGCATGCTCCCGCACGCCGAGCGCGATCAGTCGCAGCAGGAGCTGATCGCCGCGGTGAACGCCGAACTCGCGCAGATCCCCGGCGTGCGCGCCTTCGCCGGGCCGATTCCGATGGTCGGCGGCCAGCGCGGCGAGCCGCTGCAGTTCGTGGTGCGCGGCCCGAATCTCACCGAGGTGGCCGAGTACTCGCAGGCCATCCAGGAGCGCCTCTCGGCCATCGACGGCATGGGCCGCATCGACCTCGACCTGCAGCTCGATCTGCCCCAGCTGGTGCTGGACGTGGACCGCGAGCGCGCCGCCTCGCTGGGACTGTCCGCGCGCGACGTGGCGCAGGCGGCCAACGTACTGGCGGGCGGCCTGGACGTCGCCAAGTACAACGATGAGCCGGGCGACGGTGAGCGCTACGACATTCGCCTGAAGGCCGTGGAGGGCAGCTTCCAACAGCCGGATGACCTCTCCGCAATCTGGCTGCGCAGCGCGCAGGGCGAGATGGTGCGCCTCGACACCGTGGCGCAGTTCCACGAGGAGGTCGGCCCCGCGGTGGTGGGACGCCACAGCCTGCAGTATGCGGCGAACTTCTACGCCAATCCGGACCTGCCGCTCGGCGATGCCGTGGACCACGTGGAGCGGGTGGCGGCCGAGGTGCTGCCGCTCGGCTACACCGTGCGCATGACCGGGCAGGCCGAGGAATTCGGGCGCACCATTAACTACGTCATCTTCGTGCTGCTGGTGGCCACCATCCTGGTGTTCATGGTGCTGGCGAGCCAGTTCAACTCCTTCATCCAACCCTTCATCATCATGATGGCGCAGCCGCTCGCGGTAATCGGCGGCCTGGTGGCGCTGTGGGCCACCGGCCACACGCTGAACATCTACTCGATGATCGGCATGATCCTGCTCATCGGTCTGGTAGCGAAGAACTCCATCCTGCTGGTGGACCTCACCAACCAGCTGCGTGCCGAGGGCAAGTCGGTGGACGACGCGCTGCGCGAGGCCTGTCCGATCCGCATGCGCCCGATCCTGATGACCTCGCTCACGCTGATCCTCGCGCTCATGCCGGCCGCGGCGGGTTGGGGCGCCGGCGGAGCCACCGTCGGCCCGCTGTCGGTGGCGGTGATCGGCGGCATGATCAGCTCCACCCTGCTCGCCCTGGTGGTGGTCCCGGTGGTCTACTCCCTCATCGAGCGCCACCGCGAGCAGCGCCAACTCGAACGTGTATCCACGGAGGCCGAGGCATGA
- a CDS encoding TolC family outer membrane protein, protein MSRPRQNNKNSYRALGLTLGLLCLGGPPAALAQENGLSLSEAYQIARERDPQLAGAEHRAAAAGERIPQARAGLLPQVSATADVSRRHSNIRLGGDEDNGELDRTFTSRGMGLNVVQPLYDRPAREQLRQSRAGAEQASVALAGAEQELLLRVASSYFAVLAAAEQLATAEAGERAITAQQERARRAFELGQVTAVDVNEAEARADLARAQRIEAETELEIRRHALARVLGRPVGRLLHLTSEPLPTPPGEVGNWMERARSENIEVRLQQQAVAIAETEIARSRGLAQPRLDAVAGYTDRRGQQFGGISSDTREAHVGLQLNIPLYSGGAEQARVREVTRNLAAERAALQNLTEQAELEARSAFMRTTAGHARLQALEQAVRSAESALRSTQRGAEVGVRTNIDVLDALQQVFVAHAEWMNARFDYLLNQLQLAAAAGALEPEALTELDALLEPASAAGAMLERLELRPTR, encoded by the coding sequence ATGAGTCGCCCGCGACAAAACAACAAAAACTCCTACCGCGCCCTCGGGCTGACGCTCGGGCTGCTGTGTCTGGGCGGCCCGCCGGCGGCCCTCGCGCAGGAGAACGGCCTCTCGCTGAGCGAGGCGTACCAGATAGCGCGCGAGCGCGATCCGCAACTGGCCGGTGCGGAGCATCGCGCGGCCGCCGCCGGCGAGCGCATCCCGCAGGCACGCGCCGGCCTGCTGCCGCAGGTCTCGGCCACTGCCGACGTCAGCCGGCGGCACTCGAACATCCGCCTCGGCGGCGACGAGGACAACGGCGAACTGGACCGCACCTTTACCAGTCGCGGCATGGGCCTGAACGTGGTGCAGCCGCTGTACGACCGGCCCGCGCGTGAGCAACTGCGCCAGAGCCGCGCCGGTGCCGAGCAGGCATCCGTCGCGCTGGCCGGTGCCGAGCAGGAACTCCTGCTGCGGGTCGCCTCCAGCTACTTCGCGGTGCTCGCGGCCGCCGAACAACTGGCCACCGCCGAGGCAGGTGAGCGCGCCATCACCGCCCAGCAGGAACGGGCGCGGCGCGCCTTCGAGCTCGGCCAGGTGACAGCGGTGGACGTCAACGAGGCCGAGGCACGCGCCGACCTTGCGCGCGCGCAGCGCATCGAGGCCGAGACCGAACTCGAGATCCGCCGCCACGCGCTGGCACGCGTGCTGGGACGCCCGGTGGGGCGCCTGCTGCACCTGACCAGCGAGCCGCTGCCGACGCCGCCGGGCGAGGTCGGCAACTGGATGGAGCGCGCACGCAGCGAGAACATCGAAGTGCGCCTGCAGCAGCAGGCGGTGGCGATCGCCGAGACGGAGATCGCGCGCAGCCGGGGGCTGGCTCAGCCGCGCCTGGACGCCGTGGCGGGCTACACCGACCGTCGCGGCCAGCAGTTCGGCGGCATCTCCAGCGACACGCGCGAGGCCCATGTCGGTCTGCAGCTCAACATCCCGCTCTACTCCGGCGGCGCCGAGCAGGCCCGCGTGCGCGAGGTCACCCGCAACCTGGCGGCCGAGCGGGCAGCGCTGCAGAACCTGACGGAGCAGGCGGAACTGGAGGCGCGCAGCGCCTTCATGCGCACCACCGCGGGGCACGCGCGGCTGCAGGCCCTGGAGCAGGCGGTGCGGTCGGCGGAGAGCGCGCTGCGCTCGACGCAGCGCGGCGCCGAGGTCGGCGTGCGCACCAACATCGACGTGCTGGACGCCCTGCAGCAAGTGTTCGTCGCCCACGCCGAGTGGATGAACGCGCGCTTCGACTACCTGCTCAACCAGCTGCAGCTCGCCGCCGCGGCCGGCGCGCTGGAGCCCGAGGCACTGACCGAACTCGACGCCCTGCTCGAGCCGGCCTCGGCCGCCGGTGCCATGCTGGAGCGGCTGGAGCTACGGCCGACGCGCTAG